The genomic stretch AATAAATCTTTTTGCAAAGTTAAAAATTATTCTGCTGAATATAAGCAAAACCCGGACCGAATTATCAGTTTTTTAGGTGTGCTTTACTTCAACACATAATTTAAATATACAAAAAAAGCTCCAAATTCAGAAATTCCTGTATTAGTTTATAATTTTTCCTTTGTTTGAGCAGGAATTAATTTTAAGTTAAAAAATAAAAAAAGACGTTAAAAATAACGTCTTTCCTTTTTTATAGTGTTTCTCTATCTTTTCTCATTTTAACCTTCAGGAAACGGATCAATATCAATCCTGCGCCGAAGAATAATGTCATAGACAAAGCGGCAATCCGCATATTATTAAAATGCTCTATCAATGTGGCAAAGATAAACGTACCAATAATGATTGCTATCTTTTCCAATACATCATAGAAACTGAAATACGTTGTATTTTCCATTGAGTTTTCCGGAAGCAGCTTTGAATAAGTGGATCTGGACATTGCCTGAAGGCCTCCCATTACCAATCCTACTACTGCTGCTACTCCATAGAACTGATATTCTACGGTTGGATTTTCTTTATTCAGGAAGTAAGCCCATATACAGGCTACAATCCATAAGAAAATAGCTATAGAAATTACGTTTCTGTTTCCGATTCTTTTTGATAGCCTTGAAAAAATCACGGCCCCGATAATGGCCTCAATCTGGATCACTAAAAGCGTTCCGATAAGCTTATCCTGGGCTAAATTGATCTCACTTTTTCCGAACAGGGTTGCCATAAGGAAGATCGTCTGCATTCCAACACTGTAGAAGAAGAAACTTGATAAAAAGAATTTCAGATTTCTATCCTTGAAAAGCTCACCTCCTACTTTATACAATTCATGGAAACTTTCTTTGGCAATATCCTTATAAAAACTCATGTTATCTTTCAACACTTCAAAGAATCCTCCCTGCTCTTCGTGTTTTTTGAAGATATTTTTATAGTTTAATAATACAAGATCTTTAGGCAGTTTATCTTTTACATCTCCAAATTGAGGAAGGTGTTTGAAGGTATATTGAGAAAAACCAAACCACCATGCTCCTGTCAACAGAAAACTGATTCTAGTAAATAACAGCTGCTGTGCTGCTCCTTTAGCAAAAACCTGAATTAATATCAGGCAAATTACCACCAATACTACAGAGCCAATGTATCCATAAACATATCCTCTCGCAGATAGTGCGTCCTGTCTGTCCGGTGTTGCAATATCCGGAAGGAATGAATTATAAAACACCAAACTTCCCCAGAAGCCAACACTCGCTGTAATACTGAACAAGAGCCCCAGAAATACATTATGCATTCCTGTAAACATGGCTAGTCCCATACAGGACGTTGCTCCCAGATAACAGAAAAACTGCAGGAATGATTTTTTATTTCCGATTGTATCTGCCAAGGAAGATAAAAACGGAGATAATAATACAACAATAAAGAACGAGATGGTTAATGAATATCCATATACTGCATCCGGCTGGTATTCGTTTCCAAAAATTTTAATGGCGTGCCTTACCGGTACATCAATCCATTTTTTTGTTTCTGTCACATATTCTTTTTTCTCATACGCTGTGGTAAGAATAGAATAATAAATAGGGAAAATGGTAGAAGTAATAACCAGGGAATATACAGAGTTTGCCCAGTCATATACCGCCCAGGCTTTCATAATCTTCGGATTATTCTTTATGTTGTTGGGTTGTCGATTCTCAGTTTCAGACATTTCAAATAAATATTAGTAGCACAAAAATAGAAAAACCATTAAGAAATGGATAAGTTTTTAAAAAAATTATCGATTCCTTAATGGCAATATACTCTGAAACAGAATGTTAGATATTTTCAATCACAATTGCAGAAGCGCCACCACCACCATTACAGATTGCTGCGGCACCGTATTTCGCGTTATTTTGCTTCAGTACATTGATCAATGTAACAATGATTCTTGACCCAGAACTTCCAAGTGGGTGTCCTAATGCTACAGCTCCACCGTTTACATTTACTTTAGAAGCATCTAACCCTAGGATTTTATTGTTTGCTAATCCTACTACCGAGAAAGCTTCATTAAACTCGAAGAAATCGATATCTGATACTTCTAATCCTGCTTTTTTAAGGGCAATAGGCAATGCCTTAGCCGGAGCAGTTGTAAAGTTTTCAGGCTCTTGTGCTGCATCAGCATAAGAAACAATTTTTGCTAAAGGCTTTAATCCCAATTCTTCCATTTTTTCTTTAGAAACAAGAATTAATGCAGATGCTCCATCATTCAAGGTAGATGCATTAGCTGCTGTTACCGTTCCTTCTTCTTTTTTGAAAACCGTAGGAAGGGTTGTAATCCTGTCAAAGTTTACCGCTTTGTATTCTTCGTCTTCAGCAAAAATTACGGGTTCTCCTTTTCTCTGAGGAATAGAAACCGGTACGATTTCGTCATTGAATTTTCCTTCGCTCCAAGCTTTTGCTGATCTCTTATAAGATTCTATAGCAAAGTTATCCTGATCTTCTCTTGTAATATTGTAGTCAGTTGCACATTTCTCTGCACATACCCCCATGTGTACTTTGTTGTATACGTCTGTAAGACCGTCCAACACCATACCATCCTGCATCTTAATATCTCCCAGCTTTGTAGCTACTCTTGCGTTATAATAGTGAGGAACCGAAGACATATTTTCCATACCTCCGGCAACAATTACTTCTGCGTCCCCCGCTTTGATTGCCTGTGCGGCCATTGTTACAGCCTTCATTCCTGAAGCACACACTTTATTGACTGTTGTAGAAGGGGTATTGATAGAAAGACCTGCTCCTAAAGCCACCTGACGGGCCGGCGCCTGCCCTTCTCCTGCCTGTAGTACATTCCCCATATAAATCTCCTGAACATTCACAGGATCTAAACCAATTTTATCTAGTG from Chryseobacterium indologenes encodes the following:
- a CDS encoding MFS transporter; this encodes MSETENRQPNNIKNNPKIMKAWAVYDWANSVYSLVITSTIFPIYYSILTTAYEKKEYVTETKKWIDVPVRHAIKIFGNEYQPDAVYGYSLTISFFIVVLLSPFLSSLADTIGNKKSFLQFFCYLGATSCMGLAMFTGMHNVFLGLLFSITASVGFWGSLVFYNSFLPDIATPDRQDALSARGYVYGYIGSVVLVVICLILIQVFAKGAAQQLLFTRISFLLTGAWWFGFSQYTFKHLPQFGDVKDKLPKDLVLLNYKNIFKKHEEQGGFFEVLKDNMSFYKDIAKESFHELYKVGGELFKDRNLKFFLSSFFFYSVGMQTIFLMATLFGKSEINLAQDKLIGTLLVIQIEAIIGAVIFSRLSKRIGNRNVISIAIFLWIVACIWAYFLNKENPTVEYQFYGVAAVVGLVMGGLQAMSRSTYSKLLPENSMENTTYFSFYDVLEKIAIIIGTFIFATLIEHFNNMRIAALSMTLFFGAGLILIRFLKVKMRKDRETL
- a CDS encoding acetyl-CoA C-acyltransferase; translation: MKEVFIVSAIRTPMGSFMGSLSTVPATKLGATAVKGALDKIGLDPVNVQEIYMGNVLQAGEGQAPARQVALGAGLSINTPSTTVNKVCASGMKAVTMAAQAIKAGDAEVIVAGGMENMSSVPHYYNARVATKLGDIKMQDGMVLDGLTDVYNKVHMGVCAEKCATDYNITREDQDNFAIESYKRSAKAWSEGKFNDEIVPVSIPQRKGEPVIFAEDEEYKAVNFDRITTLPTVFKKEEGTVTAANASTLNDGASALILVSKEKMEELGLKPLAKIVSYADAAQEPENFTTAPAKALPIALKKAGLEVSDIDFFEFNEAFSVVGLANNKILGLDASKVNVNGGAVALGHPLGSSGSRIIVTLINVLKQNNAKYGAAAICNGGGGASAIVIENI